A window of the Phaseolus vulgaris cultivar G19833 chromosome 5, P. vulgaris v2.0, whole genome shotgun sequence genome harbors these coding sequences:
- the LOC137835112 gene encoding cytochrome P450 72A68-like isoform X1: MEAACTTILMLILILVLIWAWMMLNWVWFTPKRLERLLREQGLQGNPYTLLVGDTKDFAKMRKEAFSKPMNLFSHDIVPRVFSFFHHSINTHGKNSFIWFGPVPRVTLTDPELIKDVFNKTHDFQKINMNPQIWLLGPGLLSHHGEKWSKHRKIINPAFNLEKLKNMLPLFIKCGDDLIGKWEEMLSLDGSSEMDVWPFLQNLTSDAISRTAFGSSYEEGRRIFQLLKEQSELTVQLMLEVYIPGWRFVPTATHRKMNAIDRKIKASLKDIINSREKALKAGEASKNYLLDTLLESNQKEIQEQGNNKNVGMNIEDVIGECKLFYFAGQETTSSLLVWTMILLSMYPDWQTRAREEVLQVFGNGKPDFDGLNHLKIVTMVLNEVLRLYPPIIGLAREVCKDVKLGNLSLAAGMQVYISIILVHHDCELWGDDAKEFKPERFAEGVLKATNGKVALFPFGWGPRICIGQNFSLLEAKVALSMILRHFSFELSPTYTHAPTTVITLQPQYGAQLILRKVENI; encoded by the exons ATGGAAGCAGCGTGTACCACGATTCTGATGCTGATTCTGATACTGGTTCTGATATGGGCATGGATGATGCTAAATTGGGTATGGTTCACTCCAAAGAGGCTTGAAAGGCTTCTCAGAGAGCAAGGTCTTCAAGGTAATCCATATACGCTTTTGGTTGGAGACACCAAAGACTTTGCGAAGATGAGAAAGGAAGCCTTCTCCAAACCCATGAATCTCTTCTCCCACGACATAGTGCCGCGTGTGTTTTCCTTTTTCCATCACAGTATCAACACACATG GCAAAAACTCTTTTATTTGGTTTGGACCGGTACCAAGGGTGACCCTCACTGATCCAGAGCTAATCAAAGATGTATTTAACAAGACACATGACTTCCAAAAGATTAATATGAATCCACAAATCTGGTTACTAGGTCCTGGCCTTCTAAGCCACCACGGAGAAAAGTGGAGCAAGCACAGAAAGATAATTAATCCTGCTTTCAATTTAGAGAAGTTGAAG AATATGTTACCACTATTCATCAAATGTGGTGATGATCTTATTGGCAAATGGGAGGAAATGTTATCATTGGATGGATCAAGTGAAATGGACGTATGGCCTTTCCTTCAGAATTTGACTAGTGACGCTATTTCGCGAACAGCATTTGGAAGTAGTTatgaagaaggaagaagaatatTTCAACTCCTAAAAGAGCAAAGTGAACTTACAGTGCAACTTATGCTGGAAGTTTACATCCCGGGATGGAG GTTTGTACCCACTGCTACCCATAGAAAGATGAACGCAATTGACAGGAAAATAAAAGCTTCACTTAAGGATATTATTAACAGCAGAGAGAAAGCACTAAAAGCGGGTGAAGCCagtaaaaattatttgttagaTACACTTCTGGAGTCAAATCAGAAAGAAATTCAAGAACAGGGAAACAATAAGAATGTTGGAATGAATATTGAAGATGTTATTGGGGAATGCAAGCTATTTTACTTTGCAGGGCAGGAAACCACTTCATCTTTGCTTGTTTGGACGATGATATTATTAAGTATGTACCCTGATTGGCAAACACGTGCAAGGGAGGAAGTCTTACAAGTTTTTGGCAATGGAAAACCAGATTTTGATGGATTGAATCACCTTAAGATT GTTACCATGGTTTTGAATGAGGTTCTTAGGCTATACCCACCAATAATTGGTCTTGCTCGAGAAGTTTGTAAAGATGTGAAACTTGGAAACCTATCATTAGCTGCTGGAATGCAAGTTTACATATCAATAATTTTGGTTCACCATGATTGTGAGCTCTGGGGTGATGACGCTAAGGAGTTCAAACCTGAAAGATTTGCTGAAGGAGTTCTAAAGGCTACAAATGGCAAAGTTGCACTATTTCCCTTTGGATGGGGTCCTAGGATATGCATTGGACAAAACTTCTCCTTGTTGGAAGCAAAGGTTGCTTTGTCAATGATTTTACGACATTTCTCGTTTGAACTCTCTCCTACCTATACCCACGCTCCAACTACTGTGATTACCCTTCAACCCCAGTATGGTGCTCAACTCATTCTACGTAAagtagaaaatatataa
- the LOC137835112 gene encoding cytochrome P450 72A68-like isoform X2 produces the protein MEAACTTILMLILILVLIWAWMMLNWVWFTPKRLERLLREQGLQGNPYTLLVGDTKDFAKMRKEAFSKPMNLFSHDIVPRVFSFFHHSINTHGPGLLSHHGEKWSKHRKIINPAFNLEKLKNMLPLFIKCGDDLIGKWEEMLSLDGSSEMDVWPFLQNLTSDAISRTAFGSSYEEGRRIFQLLKEQSELTVQLMLEVYIPGWRFVPTATHRKMNAIDRKIKASLKDIINSREKALKAGEASKNYLLDTLLESNQKEIQEQGNNKNVGMNIEDVIGECKLFYFAGQETTSSLLVWTMILLSMYPDWQTRAREEVLQVFGNGKPDFDGLNHLKIVTMVLNEVLRLYPPIIGLAREVCKDVKLGNLSLAAGMQVYISIILVHHDCELWGDDAKEFKPERFAEGVLKATNGKVALFPFGWGPRICIGQNFSLLEAKVALSMILRHFSFELSPTYTHAPTTVITLQPQYGAQLILRKVENI, from the exons ATGGAAGCAGCGTGTACCACGATTCTGATGCTGATTCTGATACTGGTTCTGATATGGGCATGGATGATGCTAAATTGGGTATGGTTCACTCCAAAGAGGCTTGAAAGGCTTCTCAGAGAGCAAGGTCTTCAAGGTAATCCATATACGCTTTTGGTTGGAGACACCAAAGACTTTGCGAAGATGAGAAAGGAAGCCTTCTCCAAACCCATGAATCTCTTCTCCCACGACATAGTGCCGCGTGTGTTTTCCTTTTTCCATCACAGTATCAACACACATG GTCCTGGCCTTCTAAGCCACCACGGAGAAAAGTGGAGCAAGCACAGAAAGATAATTAATCCTGCTTTCAATTTAGAGAAGTTGAAG AATATGTTACCACTATTCATCAAATGTGGTGATGATCTTATTGGCAAATGGGAGGAAATGTTATCATTGGATGGATCAAGTGAAATGGACGTATGGCCTTTCCTTCAGAATTTGACTAGTGACGCTATTTCGCGAACAGCATTTGGAAGTAGTTatgaagaaggaagaagaatatTTCAACTCCTAAAAGAGCAAAGTGAACTTACAGTGCAACTTATGCTGGAAGTTTACATCCCGGGATGGAG GTTTGTACCCACTGCTACCCATAGAAAGATGAACGCAATTGACAGGAAAATAAAAGCTTCACTTAAGGATATTATTAACAGCAGAGAGAAAGCACTAAAAGCGGGTGAAGCCagtaaaaattatttgttagaTACACTTCTGGAGTCAAATCAGAAAGAAATTCAAGAACAGGGAAACAATAAGAATGTTGGAATGAATATTGAAGATGTTATTGGGGAATGCAAGCTATTTTACTTTGCAGGGCAGGAAACCACTTCATCTTTGCTTGTTTGGACGATGATATTATTAAGTATGTACCCTGATTGGCAAACACGTGCAAGGGAGGAAGTCTTACAAGTTTTTGGCAATGGAAAACCAGATTTTGATGGATTGAATCACCTTAAGATT GTTACCATGGTTTTGAATGAGGTTCTTAGGCTATACCCACCAATAATTGGTCTTGCTCGAGAAGTTTGTAAAGATGTGAAACTTGGAAACCTATCATTAGCTGCTGGAATGCAAGTTTACATATCAATAATTTTGGTTCACCATGATTGTGAGCTCTGGGGTGATGACGCTAAGGAGTTCAAACCTGAAAGATTTGCTGAAGGAGTTCTAAAGGCTACAAATGGCAAAGTTGCACTATTTCCCTTTGGATGGGGTCCTAGGATATGCATTGGACAAAACTTCTCCTTGTTGGAAGCAAAGGTTGCTTTGTCAATGATTTTACGACATTTCTCGTTTGAACTCTCTCCTACCTATACCCACGCTCCAACTACTGTGATTACCCTTCAACCCCAGTATGGTGCTCAACTCATTCTACGTAAagtagaaaatatataa